In Nocardioides jishulii, the DNA window CCGTCCTCTACTCGACGTTCATGGACACCGAGGCGATCAACGCCGCCGGTGCCGACCCGATCCGTCCGCTCCTGGCCGACGTCGACGCCCTCGAGACGCGTGAGCAGCTGTGGGCCTTCCTCGGGGCCTACGAGCGCCACGGTGGCGGGGGCCTCTTCGGGTCCTACGTCGACACCGACGCGAAGCAGTCCGACCGCTACGTGGTCAACCTGACCCAGGGCGGCCTGGGTCTGCCCGACGAGTCCTACTACGCGGGGGAGAAGTTCGCCGACGTGCGTGAGAAGTACGTCGCCTACCTCACCGAGCTCTTCCGTCTCGCCGGCATCGACGACGGCGCCGAGCAGGCGCAGGCCGTGCTCGCGTTCGAGACGCGTCTGGCCGAGGGCCACTGGGAGCGCGCCGAGACGCGTGACGTGCAGAAGACCTACAACCTCCTGACCCGCGAGGAGCTCGACAAGCTCGCCCCGTCGGTCGACTGGAGCGGCTACGTCGCGGCGCTGGGCGGCAGCGACGCCACCATCGCCGAGGTGTGCGTGCGCCAGCCCTCCTACTTCGAGCACCTCTCCGCGGTGCTGACCGCGGTGCCGGTGGAGGAGCTGAAGCCCTACCTGCGCGCGAAGGTGGTGCGCAACCTCGCGTCGTACCTGACTGATGACTTCGTCGAGACCAACTTCGACTTCTACGGACGCACCCTCTCGGGCACGCCCGAGCTGCGCGAGCGCTGGAAGCGTGGCGTCGCCTTCGTCGAGGGCGCGATCGGTGAGGCGGTGGGCCGCGAGTACGTCGCCCGTCACTTCCCGCCGCGGTCGAAGGAGATGATGGACGAGCTCGTCGACAACCTGCTCGAGGCCTATCGCCAGTCCATCGAGGCGCTCGACTGGATGGGCGAGGAGACCAAGCGGCAGGCCTACGTGAAGCTGGAGAAGTTCCGGCCGAAGATCGGCTACCCGACGAAGTTCCGCGACTACTCCGGGCTGGACGTCGTGGAGGGCGACCTGGTCGCGTGCGTGCGCGCAGCGTCCGCCTTCGAGACCGACCGCGAGCTCGGCAAGATCGGCAGCCCCGTCGACCGCGACGAGTGGTTCATGCTCCCGCAGACGGTCAACGCCTACTACAACCCCGGCACCAACGAGATCTGCTTCCCGGCCGGCATCCTGCAGAAGCCGTTCTTCAGCCCTGACGCCGACCCGGCCGAGAACTACGGCGGCATCGGCGCGGTCATCGGCCACGAGATCGGTCACGGCTTCGACGACCAGGGCGCCCAGTACGACGGCGAGGGCAACATGCAGGACTGGTGGACCGCCGACGACAAGACGGCCTTCGAGGCCAAGTCCAAGGCCCTCGTGGAGCAGTACGACGCCTTCGAGCCTCGGGCCCTGCCCGGCGAGCGCGTCAACGGCCAGCTCACCGTCGGTGAGAACATCGGCGACCTGGGTGGCCTGACGATCGGCTACAAGGCATTCCTGATCGCGGTGGGCGACTCCGCGACGGATGAGCAGAAGCGCAAGGTCTTCCTCAACTGGGCCTACTGCTGGCGCACGAAGCGCCGCAAGGAGCTCGACCTCCAGTACCTCACGATCGACCCGCACTCCCCGCCGGAGTTCCGCGCCAACATCGTCCGCAACCTCGACGAGTTCCACGAGGTCTTCGGTACGCAGCCCGGTGACGGTCTCTGGCTGGAGCCGGAGGACCGGGTCCGGATCTGGTGATCGCGGTGGGTCGCTGCCCAGCCGGCGGGGGTTGACCTCTACGGTGGGCCGCGACGTTCACCGATCTGATCCCGGGGGGGACATGAGGAAGACCGGTACGAGCTGGCGCACGCGCCTCGTGGCGCTGGCCGTCCTGCTCACTGCGACGGGGACCAGCCTGCACGGCTCGGCAGCAGCCCAGCCGCTGGCGATGGCCGACGGAGAGGGTCAGGGGCGCACCATGCTCGTCCTGGACGCCTCCGGTTCGATGGCGGATCCGGCCAAGGGCGGGAAGACCAAGATCGAGGCGGCCAGGTCGGCGCTGCGGACGGTGGTCGAAGGGCTGCCCGACGACGCCGAGGTCGGCCTACGGGTCTTCGGCGCCAAGGTCTTCTCGCGGACCGATCCCGGCAGCTGTGAGGACAGCCAGCTGGTCGTGCCGGCGGGCGTCGACAACCGCAGCGCGATGCTGGCCGAGATCAAGAAGTACAAGCCCTACGGCGAGACGCCGATCCCGTACGCCCTGCGTGAGGCCGCGAAGGACCTCGGCAGCGAGGGCGCGCGGTCGCTCATCCTGGTCTCCGACGGCGAGTCGACGTGCGACCCCGACCCCTGCAAGGTCGCCAAGGACCTGGCCAAGGACGGCATCGACCTGCGCATCGACGTGGTCGGGCTGTCGGTCTCGGGCAAGGCCCGCGAGCACCTCAGGTGCATCGCCGAGGCGGGCAACGGTGACTACTTCGACGCCGACGACGCAGCGGACATCGAGGCCACGTTGACCCGGGTGGCCAGCCGCGCGGCGCAGCCCTTCACCCTGTTCGGAGAACCGATCAGCGGCGGCACCGAGCAGGACCCGACACCGATCACCGTGGGCAGCTGGATCGACACCATCGGCACGGTCAAGGGCTATGACGCCAAGTACTACTCCTTCGAGCGGAAGGAGGCCGGCAGCACCCTGCGGGTCGCGGCGGTGACCCAGGGCGGCACGGGCTTCAACGACGTCACCCGGATGGAGATCACCAACCCCGAAGGCGACAGGTGCGACTACGCCTACACGGTGCGGTCCTCCATGCACGCCCTGTTGCTCAAGGGGGTCCAGGTGACGGCCGGGGCGGAGAGCAACTGCGACCTCCCCGGGACCTACAGGGTCATGGTCGAGCGCAGCCATGGCACCCCTGACGTCAAGATCGGGCTGCGGGTCACCGAGGAGCCGCCGGTCGAGGACGACGGCTTCGTCGCGCCGGAGGGTGACGTCCCGATCGAGAAGCCGGCCTTCGGTGGGACGGCCCAGGAGGTGGCCGGAGCGGCCTCGCTCGAGGAGGCGCCCGAGCTCACCAGCGGCCTCTGGTCCAGCGACATCGTGCCCGGTGAGGCCCTGATCTACCGGTTCCGCCTGGACTACGGCCAGTCCGCCAGGGTCGGCATGCGTTTCGCAGCCGGGACGACCGACCATCGCGAGGCGTTCGGACTGGCGCCGCCGATGGCCCAGATGTCCCTGCACAGTCCGCTCGGCGCCAACGTGGACTTTCCGAAGGGCGCGGAGTTCCTCGGCTACGTGGGCACGAGGGCGCCGGTCGAGTTCCGGACCGCGACGCCGCAGGTCAGTCGGACGGGTGCCTTCGACGGTGGAGGTTTCGGTGGTGGCGGCGACTTCACCGTGGCTGGCGACTACTACCTGATGGTCGCCGTCGGGCGCAACGACACCCTCGAGCTGCCCTTCGAGATCGACCTCCAGATCGACGGCGAGCCCGCCGACGGCCCGACGTACGTCGACGGTGCGAGCTGGACGATCACCGACGGGCTCGACATGGGCGAGGCAGCGACCTCCGACAACGACACCGACGCCGAGACCGAGACCGAGACCGACAGCCCGGCAGCGGCGGAGCAGAGCAGCAGCGTCTCCCTCCCGGTGGTCCTGGGCGGTGCTGCCGGGCTCCTCGTCGTCGGTGTCCTCGTGGGCGTGCTCCTGAGCCGTCGCCGTGCGCGACGTGTGTGAGGATCTGGGCATGAGTGCATCGCGATTCGACGACAGCATCGTCGCCGGCGTCCTGAACCACATGAACGGGGACCACCTCGACGACTCGCTCGACATCGTCCGTGCGTTCGGAGCGCTGGAGGCGACCGCGGCCGTGATGACCGACCTCGACACCGAGGCCGGTGTCTGGACGGCGACGGTCGACGGCGCCCCGATCGAGGTCCGGGTGCCGTGGCCCGGTGGCCCCCTCACCGAGCGTCCTCAGCTGCGGGTGGCGGTGGTCGAGCTCCACCAGCAGGCGCGCGAGCGTCTCGGTTTGCCTCCGGCCGCCCCGCACTGACGTACGTCTCCCATTGTCGGAGCCGCCTGTTAGACAGGGGCCATGACTTCCAGCCCCGCGACCTTCGACCGCACCGCCGCTCGCGAGTCCGCCGAGCGTCACCTGCGCGCCCTGGTCGGCCGCGACGACGCGACGCTGCGCGAGGACCAGTGGTCCGCGATCGAGGCGCTGGCGGTCGACCGGCGCCGTGCCCTCGTCGTGCAGCGCACCGGGTGGGGCAAGTCGGCCGTCTACTTCGTCGCCACCCTGCTGCTGCGCGAGATGGGCGCCGGGCCGACGGTGATCGTCTCGCCGTTGCTCGCGCTGATGCGCAACCAGATCGCCGCCGCCGAGCGGGCCGGCATTCGCGCCGTCACCATCAACTCGACCAACAACGACCAGTGGGAGCCGATCCACGCCGCGATCAACAACGGCGAGGTCGACGTGCTGCTGGTGAGCCCGGAGCGGCTCAACAACCCCGGCTTCCGCGACGAGGTGCTGCCACGTCTCGCGGCCACCTGCGGGCTGCTGGTGGTCGACGAGGCGCACTGCATCTCCGACTGGGGCCACGACTTCCGTCCCGACTACCGCCGCATCCGTACGCTCCTCGACGAGCTGCCGAGCGGCATCCCGGTCCTCGCGACCACGGCCACCGCCAACGCCCGCGTCACCGGTGACGTCGCCGAGCAGCTGAGCGGTTCTCGCCAGCTCGACGACGTGCTCGTGCTGCGCGGCACTCTCGACCGCGAGTCGCTGCGCCTCGGCGTGCTGAAGATGCGGACCACCGAGCAGCGGCTCGCCTGGC includes these proteins:
- a CDS encoding DUF2470 domain-containing protein: MSASRFDDSIVAGVLNHMNGDHLDDSLDIVRAFGALEATAAVMTDLDTEAGVWTATVDGAPIEVRVPWPGGPLTERPQLRVAVVELHQQARERLGLPPAAPH
- a CDS encoding M13 family metallopeptidase, which encodes MTILDDARDGMNLDIRPQDDLFGHVNGTWLETAEIPSDRSSWGPFVTLADQAEQHVREIITELSQGNADDVANPEDARKIAVLYSTFMDTEAINAAGADPIRPLLADVDALETREQLWAFLGAYERHGGGGLFGSYVDTDAKQSDRYVVNLTQGGLGLPDESYYAGEKFADVREKYVAYLTELFRLAGIDDGAEQAQAVLAFETRLAEGHWERAETRDVQKTYNLLTREELDKLAPSVDWSGYVAALGGSDATIAEVCVRQPSYFEHLSAVLTAVPVEELKPYLRAKVVRNLASYLTDDFVETNFDFYGRTLSGTPELRERWKRGVAFVEGAIGEAVGREYVARHFPPRSKEMMDELVDNLLEAYRQSIEALDWMGEETKRQAYVKLEKFRPKIGYPTKFRDYSGLDVVEGDLVACVRAASAFETDRELGKIGSPVDRDEWFMLPQTVNAYYNPGTNEICFPAGILQKPFFSPDADPAENYGGIGAVIGHEIGHGFDDQGAQYDGEGNMQDWWTADDKTAFEAKSKALVEQYDAFEPRALPGERVNGQLTVGENIGDLGGLTIGYKAFLIAVGDSATDEQKRKVFLNWAYCWRTKRRKELDLQYLTIDPHSPPEFRANIVRNLDEFHEVFGTQPGDGLWLEPEDRVRIW
- a CDS encoding vWA domain-containing protein — protein: MRKTGTSWRTRLVALAVLLTATGTSLHGSAAAQPLAMADGEGQGRTMLVLDASGSMADPAKGGKTKIEAARSALRTVVEGLPDDAEVGLRVFGAKVFSRTDPGSCEDSQLVVPAGVDNRSAMLAEIKKYKPYGETPIPYALREAAKDLGSEGARSLILVSDGESTCDPDPCKVAKDLAKDGIDLRIDVVGLSVSGKAREHLRCIAEAGNGDYFDADDAADIEATLTRVASRAAQPFTLFGEPISGGTEQDPTPITVGSWIDTIGTVKGYDAKYYSFERKEAGSTLRVAAVTQGGTGFNDVTRMEITNPEGDRCDYAYTVRSSMHALLLKGVQVTAGAESNCDLPGTYRVMVERSHGTPDVKIGLRVTEEPPVEDDGFVAPEGDVPIEKPAFGGTAQEVAGAASLEEAPELTSGLWSSDIVPGEALIYRFRLDYGQSARVGMRFAAGTTDHREAFGLAPPMAQMSLHSPLGANVDFPKGAEFLGYVGTRAPVEFRTATPQVSRTGAFDGGGFGGGGDFTVAGDYYLMVAVGRNDTLELPFEIDLQIDGEPADGPTYVDGASWTITDGLDMGEAATSDNDTDAETETETDSPAAAEQSSSVSLPVVLGGAAGLLVVGVLVGVLLSRRRARRV